From Aedes albopictus strain Foshan chromosome 1, AalbF5, whole genome shotgun sequence, one genomic window encodes:
- the LOC109417227 gene encoding uncharacterized protein K02A2.6-like: MDDTRPMPQFRCEDIAKARLHHEWKDWKSGLERYFDANDITDQYKKRAKLLYLGGPQLDKVFTNLPDGNKFPLVATEKRFYDVAIAALDNYFQPVKQDILERRRLRQMKQLPGEKFSHYMVRLRQQAALCGFDKYPKSTQRVLTEMMITDVIVEGCLSVELRRRMLLKDRTLDEIEEIATGLEGVDSQIQDLAGKSNDLQDGAKMYRVRDRSSQGFRRPPLHTSRTDMGRYRGRQLPRSNIVCFNCGRSGHIATSDSCPAKGKQCRNCKRMGHFDYTCKSPRGSVNQTQPSPPSKKIRVVEQQEACGPDEGKVYYAFFNGNQSNMLTFEVGGVPLAMLVDSGADANLVTFEAWEKLKQAGVRVASSTRESDRSFFSYGSTSPLVVRGKFTAEIKSKNHVATAEFYVVEKGQTCLLGDVTAKQLQVLKVGVNLNHVEAQEPFACIKNVEVHIHMEPEAKPVIQPVRRLPIPLEAEVNRKLDDMLARDIIEPKTGPTSWVSPLVVVAKANGGLRLCVDLRRVNQAVLREHHPMPVIEQILARIGNGTVWSKLDIKDSFLQVMVAAESRDILTFITEKGLYRFKRLPFGLITAPEIFQRVVDEILCGCEGTHWYLDDIFVEGATIEEHDARLEKVMARLTERGVQLNLDKCQFRVAELEFLGHKVTENGIAPSDSKVAAIMAFRRPTTEGEVRSFLGLANYLNKYIPHLATLDEPLRELTRKGVIFSWKSCHETSFQSIKQAMSDVSILGFYNTHDRTAVISDASPTGLGAMLVQTDDLGRDRVISFASKSLTVTEKRYCQTEKEALGLVWAVEKFQFYLLGRKFDLVTDCKALLYLFTPLSRPCSRIERWVLRLQCFNYSIVHIRGDQNVADALSRLSHTVAEPFDSAEELMVRHIAAVDAKSVAVSWEDLVRESRDDAEIMNIFECLKQSTTESLPVAYRVISSELCDVGGVLLRGDRVVIPTALRQQVLSIAHDGHPGVRMMKSFLRTAVWWPKLDADTERFVKNCRGCVLVSAPDVPEPMIRSSLPSGPWEDIAIDFLGPLPNGQHLLVIVDCYSRFLEICEMTCIDSTETIGRLRGVFGRFGIPSLIKADNGPQFSSEEFRSFCRDSGIQLVNTIPYWPQMNGQVERQNRSILKRLRIAQELGKDWRKELHDYLLVYHATNHATTGEAPSKLMFGRRIKSKLPRVPVCYDDEAVRDFDNLQKEKGKEYTDKKRRAAYSEVEEGDKVFVKRMKKNHKLEADYSPEEYQVVKKSGSDVIVRSRVSGKEFRRNVTHLKKIPLEQDEAQTEAQTTSNDETVQVIPEDEPTGSKELDCEASCETGVQQQEPLRFRRDRQQPTKFKDYIPH, encoded by the exons ATGGACGACACGAGACCAATGCCGCAATTCAGATGTGAAGACATTGCTAAGGCAAGGCTACATCATGAGTGGAAAGATTGGAAGAGTGGATTAGAGAGGTATTTCGACGCCAATGACATTACGGATCAGTACAAAAAACGGGCAAAGCTACTATATTTGGGAGGACCTCAACTGGACAAGGTGTTCACCAACCTTCCCGATGGAAACAAGTTTCCATTGGTTGCTACGGAAAAGAGGTTTTATGATGTTGCCATCGCAGCGTTGGATAACTATTTTCAACCCGTGAAACAGGATATCCTGGAACGCCGCCGTTTGCGCCAGATGAAGCAATTACCTGGGGAAAAGTTTTCGCATTACATG GTTCGGCTAAGACAACAAGCTGCACTATGCGGTTTTGACAAGTACCCTAAGTCAACGCAGCGGGTCTTGACTGAAATGATGATAACCGATGTTATTGTAGAGGGTTGCTTGTCGGTTGAGCTTCGACGAAGGATGCTGCTGAAAGACCGTACATTGGACGAAATCGAAGAAATTGCGACTGGGTTGGAAGGCGTTGATTCTCAGATCCAGGATCTGGCGGGAAAGTCAAACGACCTCCAAGATGGTGCTAAGATGTATAGGGTTAGGGATCGCTCCTCGCAAGGTTTCAGACGTCCACCACTTCATACATCCAGAACAGATATGGGTCGTTATCGCGGGCGTCAGTTACCACGTTCAAACATTGTTTGTTTTAACTGCGGCCGATCCGGACACATTGCTACATCCGATTCTTGCCCGGCGAAAGGTAAACAGTGTCGTAATTGCAAACGGATGGGTCATTTCGACTACACGTGTAAATCGCCTCGAGGTTCCGTGAATCAAACTCAACCGTCGCCACCGAGTAAAAAGATTCGAGTGGTTGAGCAACAAGAGGCGTGCGGTCCTGACGAAGGAAAGGTCTACTACGCATTTTTCAACGGCAACCAGAGCAATATGTTAACGTTTGAGGTAGGAGGTGTTCCTTTGGCGATGCTAGTAGACTCCGGGGCAGATGCTAACTTGGTAACATTCGAGGCATGGGAGAAGTTGAAACAAGCAGGAGTCCGAGTCGCCAGCTCTACTAGAGAGTCTGACCGGTCATTCTTTTCATACGGTAGCACTAGTCCGCTCGTAGTTCGTGGAAAATTTACTGCAGAAATCAAATCCAAGAATCATGTCGCAACTGCTGAGTTTTACGTAGTCGAGAAAGGGCAAACTTGCTTGCTAGGGGATGTTACGGCGAAGCAACTCCAAGTTTTGAAGGTTGGCGTTAATCTGAATCACGTTGAGGCGCAGGAACCGTTTGCCTGCATCAAAAATGTCGAAGTGCACATCCATATGGAACCGGAGGCGAAGCCTGTAATTCAACCAGTAAGAAGGTTGCCTATTCCACTCGAAGCCGAGGTCAACCGGAAGCTGGACGACATGTTAGCCAGGGATATCATCGAGCCGAAAACGGGTCCAACTTCGTGGGTGTCTCCGTTAGTTGTCGTGGCGAAGGCAAATGGAGGTCTGCGATTATGTGTGGATCTACGAAGAGTTAACCAAGCCGTGTTGCGGGAACACCATCCTATGCCGGTCATAGAACAAATACTGGCTCGCATTGGAAACGGTACCGTATGGAGTAAGTTAGATATAAAAGATTCTTTTCTTCAAGTCATGGTTGCTGCGGAGTCTCGAGACATACTCACGTTTATAACAGAGAAGGGGCTATACAGGTTCAAAAGATTGCCTTTTGGGTTAATCACGGCACCAGAGATTTTTCAACGGGTCGTTGATGAGATTCTCTGTGGTTGCGAGGGAACACATTGGTACCTTGATGATATTTTTGTGGAAGGCGCAACTATAGAAGAACATGATGCTAGGCTTGAGAAGGTTATGGCAAGACTTACGGAGAGAGGAGTTCAACTAAATCTCGACAAATGTCAATTCAGAGTAGCAGAGCTGGAATTTCTTGGCCATAAAGTTACGGAGAATGGAATAGCACCGTCCGATTCAAAAGTGGCAGCAATCATGGCTTTTCGACGTCCCACAACGGAAGGTGAAGTTCGTAGCTTCTTGGGGTTGGCGAATTACCTCAACAAGTACATACCACACCTAGCTACTCTTGACGAACCTTTGAGGGAGCTGACCAGAAAAGGAGTGATATTCTCCTGGAAATCTTGTCATGAAACATCTTTCCAGTCGATAAAACAGGCAATGTCAGATGTTAGTATTCTGGGATTCTACAACACTCATGACAGGACGGCAGTGATTTCCGATGCAAGTCCCACAGGACTAGGGGCGATGCTGGTGCAAACAGATGACCTAGGACGGGACAGAGTAATTAGTTTTGCGTCGAAGTCACTTACTGTCACAGAGAAGAGGTATTGTCAGACGGAGAAGGAAGCTTTGGGGTTAGTCTGGGCTGTGGAAAAGTTTCAATTCTATCTGTTAGGGCGGAAATTCGATTTGGTGACGGATTGTAAAGCATTGCTGTACCTTTTCACACCTCTATCCCGCCCGTGTTCGAGGATCGAACGATGGGTGCTACGACTGCAGTGCTTCAACTATTCGATCGTACACATTCGAGGAGATCAAAATGTTGCCGATGCCCTTTCCAGACTCTCTCATACTGTGGCAGAACCTTTTGACTCGGCTGAAGAGTTAATGGTCCGACATATCGCAGCTGTTGACGCCAAATCTGTTGCTGTCTCTTGGGAAGATTTGGTCCGTGAGTCTCGAGACGATGCAGAAATCATGAATATTTTCGAATGCCTGAAACAGAGCACTACAGAATCATTACCAGTAGCTTATCGTGTCATTTCTTCAGAACTCTGCGATGTAGGAGGAGTACTTCTACGTGGTGATCGCGTAGTAATCCCCACAGCTTTACGCCAACAAGTCTTGAGCATAGCACACGATGGTCATCCGGGGGTGCGAATGATGAAATCATTTCTCCGAACTGCTGTCTGGTGGCCCAAGTTGGATGCTGATACAGAACGTTTCGTAAAAAACTGCCGTGGATGTGTTTTAGTATCCGCTCCGGACGTTCCAGAACCGATGATCCGAAGTTCGCTCCCGTCGGGGCCCTGGGAAGACATAGCCATAGATTTCCTTGGACCTCTTCCAAATGGGCAACACTTGCTGGTGATTGTGGATTGCTACAGTAGATTTCTCGAGATATGCGAAATGACCTGTATTGATTCGACGGAGACAATTGGACGTTTGAGAGGGGTATTCGGCCGGTTCGGTATTCCATCGTTGATCAAAGCGGACAACGGACCGCAATTCTCCAGTGAAGAGTTTAGATCATTTTGCAGGGACAGTGGTATACAACTAGTCAACACGATCCCGTATTGGCCACAAATGAACGGCCAAGTGGAGCGGCAAAATCGTTCCATTTTGAAGCGGCTGCGTATTGCCCAAGAATTGGGCAAGGATTGGCGAAAGGAGTTACACGACTATCTTCTCGTATACCATGCAACTAACCATGCAACTACAGGCGAAGCCCCATCAAAACTCATGTTCGGTCGCCGCATAAAGAGCAAACTACCCCGTGTTCCGGTTTGTTATGATGATGAAGCCGTACGTGACTTCGACAATCTTCAGAAAGAGAAGGGGAAGGAATATACGGATAAGAAGCGTCGGGCTGCCTATAGCGAGGTAGAGGAAGGGGACAAAGTGTTCGTTAAAAGGATGAAGAAAAACCACAAGTTGGAAGCGGATTATTCACCAGAGGAGTATCAAGTTGTCAAGAAAAGCGGTTCGGATGTAATCGTGCGATCCCGGGTTTCCGGAAAGGAATTTCGTCGGAACGTTACACACCTGAAGAAGATCCCTCTGGAACAAGACGAAGCACAAACCGAGGCACAAACAACTTCTAATGATGAAACTGTTCAGGTTATACCGGAGGACGAACCAACTGGTTCAAAGGAACTTGACTGCGAAGCAAGCTGCGAAACTGGTGTACAACAGCAGGAACCATTACGTTTCCGGCGTGATCGACAACAACCAACAAAGTTCAAGGATTACATACCTCATTGA